The genomic segment ACCAAGACCTTGAAAACAATTCTTCACCCCCAGAATGGCACAGAGAAATCGGAAGAACCCTATACTCTTGGGGAAATAGGACTCGTCAACCCCAAATATACTTTATCAAAAAAGCTATGGGATTATTTGCAGGCTTATGCGGAGAAACACAAAAATGCCGGAAATGGATTTGGCTATGGTCTGGTCACAGAAAATGCAACTGCCCGTACCCTATCTGCAAGATACTATAAGGATGGAGCAGAAATTCTTGTTTCACAAGGGGATGATAAATGTCCTAGAAGATTAACTCCAAGAGAATGTGCAAGACTGATGGGTTTTCCACCTGATTTTAAAATCCCTGTTAGTGATAATCAAGCATATAAACAATTTGGAAACAGTGTGGTTGTCCCTGTAATCTTTGAGGTGGCAAGGATTATGCTTCCTCATGTTTTAAAGAATAAGACTAATCCCAATATTAAAAAAAAAGTCATAAAACCCAAAGCATCCAGTGATGCTATCAGAAGAACTATGCAATCCAATCGGGGTAAGAACACCAAACCTGAATTACTTTTGAGAAAAGCTTTATTTAAACATGGATTAAAAGGATATCGAATCCATTATAAAAAACTACCAGGGAAACCTGACATTTGTTTTACCAAATATAAGATCGCTATATTTATTAATGGTTGCTTTTGGCATAGGTGTCCTATTTGTAAGCCCAATATTCCAAAACATAATTCAGAATTTTGGGAGGACAAATTTAATCAAACAATATTACGAGATAAAAAGATCAATAAGCAATTAACCACGCTGGGATGGAAAGTACTTGTTATATGGGAATGTGAAATTAAAAAAAATATAGATCATCAAGTGGAAAAAATCAGAAATACCATATAAAAAATGTGATAAATTGTTTTTTTTATTTTATACCCGTGTTAGAATATTTCATAGTAAATATAGGGTGATGGATACATAAAACTATTAAGGAGTAATTATTTCAGACTAATAAACCGTTGTCTGTTTTATTTAAATAATGGAGTCTCAAACCGATATAACAGAATGGAGAGTTAATGAAAATCAGATTGTATTTACTCATAACAATAAGATTTTACAAATCAGTTCAAAACTCATAACTAGAATAGAATTTAAAGGGATTCAAGAATTCGAAGGGATTCCAGTACACAAAAAACCATCAACGGATCTACCTCAATTAAAAATCAATAGATTTCCTTTGACTATAAAACTCAAACTGTATATGCCATCAAAACCAAATCAAAAGCCATACTTAATAATAATGTTATATAATCAATCAATTTACCATGAATATGACCAATTTTTTAACAGCGATCAGATAATTTTGTCAGCTCAATGGTTCCCCCTAATACCAGAAGAAACCAGTGAACTCATTACTCTTATGAGGCAATGTGATATAGAAAAACTTGGACAAATTTCAATTAAGCAAGCCTTGGATTTGATTAAAATTTACTCTGAGAATATTGAAATTGATTATTTAGACCCTTTAAGTAAAACAAATGATTCACTATCAACACCTTTTTCCGTTTACTCAGATGCATTAGCAACTGCTGGATTTAAAGCCATACTTTACCCATATCAAGAAATTGGAGTAACCTGGCTAATTAACATGGCCAATGAAGGACTGGGATGTATATTGGCAGATGAAATGGGGTTGGGGAAAACTTTACAGGTAATAGCTTCTCTAACATTCCACAAACAATCTTGGGGTGGCATATCTTTAATAATTGCACCAGCTACTTTATTAGAAAACTGGAAAAGAGAATTTAAAAAATTTTCCACTAATATAACTGTCCTTATTCATCAAGGATCTCAAAGAACCGGCTTTCCAAAAAAACTAAAAAAATATGATGTTATAATAACTTCATATGATACTGCAGTTAGAGATCAATCAATGCTGGGAATGCTTAATTGGAAATACATTATCCTTGATGAGGCTCAAGCAATAAAAAACTCATATACCAGTAGATCAAAAGCAGTTAAATCATTGAAGAAAAAAATTGGAATAGCCGTCTCAGGAACTCCTATTGAGAATAGAATTCATGATTTATGGTCTATAATGA from the Candidatus Cloacimonadota bacterium genome contains:
- the vsr gene encoding DNA mismatch endonuclease Vsr, producing FDIARIIAEKKPKASLLENVKNLMSHDKGNTFRVIRETLENELKYEIHTKVIDGKHFVPQHRERIIIVGFKDETDFTWEDLDLPPKGTKTLKTILHPQNGTEKSEEPYTLGEIGLVNPKYTLSKKLWDYLQAYAEKHKNAGNGFGYGLVTENATARTLSARYYKDGAEILVSQGDDKCPRRLTPRECARLMGFPPDFKIPVSDNQAYKQFGNSVVVPVIFEVARIMLPHVLKNKTNPNIKKKVIKPKASSDAIRRTMQSNRGKNTKPELLLRKALFKHGLKGYRIHYKKLPGKPDICFTKYKIAIFINGCFWHRCPICKPNIPKHNSEFWEDKFNQTILRDKKINKQLTTLGWKVLVIWECEIKKNIDHQVEKIRNTI
- a CDS encoding DEAD/DEAH box helicase; this encodes MESQTDITEWRVNENQIVFTHNNKILQISSKLITRIEFKGIQEFEGIPVHKKPSTDLPQLKINRFPLTIKLKLYMPSKPNQKPYLIIMLYNQSIYHEYDQFFNSDQIILSAQWFPLIPEETSELITLMRQCDIEKLGQISIKQALDLIKIYSENIEIDYLDPLSKTNDSLSTPFSVYSDALATAGFKAILYPYQEIGVTWLINMANEGLGCILADEMGLGKTLQVIASLTFHKQSWGGISLIIAPATLLENWKREFKKFSTNITVLIHQGSQRTGFPKKLKKYDVIITSYDTAVRDQSMLGMLNWKYIILDEAQAIKNSYTSRSKAVKSLKKKIGIAVSGTPIENRIHDLWSIMNFTCPEILGSKAEFESKYENDVASATILEKIVSPLILRREVASVAKDLPKKIIIPQPVDIDDYEMIEYEHLRQEVKKYYGTSATLVSLIKLRQFCTHPAVLKGSEETPILKHSKYRRLIEILEEIVSNQEKVIIFTSYSKMIDLIVTDIPERINIPCLYIDGRTSIIDRQTIVDSFSQIEGSGVLVLNPRAAGTGLNITAANHVIHYNLEWNPAIEDQATARAYRRGQELPVTVHRLFYPNTVEEIINQRLERKRLVAEAAIVGTESAEIEAADIFKSLEISPIKLESKNER